GAAATCTACGCCAGAGATGTCTGCGAAAGAGGAGAAATGCGACCATGGCCCCTCCGGGAATCAGGGCCGCAATGCTCTTGGTGAGAAAGCCGAACCCCAGCACGACCCCCAGCAACAGAATCCACAGGCCCGTTCTTCGGGGCGGGTCGCGGACAACCATCCAGAATGCCAGACAGGAAGCCGTGGTCCAGAGTGTCAGAGGAGTATCCGGCGTGATGACATTGGCTGCGATGAAAGGCATCAGCATCGTGGAATAGATCAAAGAGGCCCGGAAGCCAATTTTTCGCCCACCCATCGTTTTTCCTAGAAAAAAGACGATCAGAATCGTGATCAGATAATAGATGGCATGAAAGAACCTGGCCCCCCACTCGTGCTGTCCAAAAAGAAGAATACCGGAAGCGATCCCCCACATGGTGAAGGGCGGTTTATCCAGCCAGGGCTGGTGGTCAATCCGGGGGATCATCCAGTCTCCGGTTTCGATCATATCGAGGGCGATCGAAACATAGTATCCTTCGTCGGGAGAATAGATTCCCCGGCTTCCCTGGAAGGTGAAGGCAAGAAGGACGAACATACAGAGGAGCCCCAGGAAAAACAGACGCTCCCTGTTTGCACTCCTTTTCACTTCATCGGAGTCGATTGGATCGTACATCGAATGTCTCCCGGGCGATAATGATGATCAACTCTGTAAGCATTCCGAGGCAATGATTTATTCCACGAGACGGGCAGTAGGATCCTTTTCATCTTTACCGGTTTGTTTCAACAGCATTCGGGAATTCATTTTTCCAGACGATCGATCAATTTCCACCTGAAACGTCGGAACATTCTCAAGAAAGTAGGTATAAAGAATCGACGAATCGGTTTCCATCACCTCTCTCGCTTTATTCGTGATCATCGGGTAGAGCCAGTCACGAAAGGCATTGTCTGCAGAAAGATCAAACGCTCGCCGGTCCGGAATCAGGCGGGGCGTGCTTTCCTCCCAGGTCATTCCTTTCTGAAAGGCACCCAGAACCTGGATTTCGTCGACCTGGACCATCGAATCACCGACAAGAACTGTAAAGTAAAACTTCACCTTTTCAATATTACCCACTGGTTCCAATAGATTTACATAGTGCGCGAACGGCCTGAGCCTGGTGACGGTTCCATCCATTGCGACAACGTCCGCATAGCAGGATGGAACACCTTCCACCACAAGGGAATGGATCTCGACGGGTGACCTGAAATGAACTTCAGCCCAGGGATTGGGATCTCCCGGGTCGCTCACCCAGGTGGAATAGTTCATGCCATCGATCCAGTTGGTTCCATGATCGAAGGCGTTGGGAATACCGTAATACCGGTTGCTAAGCGAACGGTTTCCATTTACGGAGGATGCGGACACTTCCGACAGGGATGTTCGAGCGACATTGAAAACACCTGCCGGCACACGAAGCGATGGTGGAGAAGCGGGCTCCGCTCCCGTAATTTCCGAGATTCCGTCTACCTGACCGTAAGGAAAATGTTCTTTCAGCCACTCGATTCTCTCCCTGGCTGTTTGAATCCTGCACTCCAGCATGGCATTGAGTGCCCTTTCAGGATCGGGATTCCCTGCTGAAACAGCATCGCAGTCTTTTTCCCTCGACACGATCCAGGCACGCTGGGAGAATTGTAGCTTCAACAGCCATGAGACTCTTGCCTGGTTTGGAATCGTCTCATCTTTCAGCGATTCCTGAGCCAGTGCGTATGCCTTCTCCAATCTGGACTCCATAGTGGTCACCTGCGCTTCAAGGGTTTGCGAGCCACAAATGTCATCCTCCGCCCAGAGTCCTGAGCCAGCGAAAAGAATGGAGAGTGTCATGATATAAACCAATTGCCGGAATGAGGATAAAACGTTCATGAGTGCCATTCTACCATTCAGGGGAAGGCCCTTTATTCTCCAGGACTGAAAATTTTAAGCAGAATCCAATCCTTCGGATCGGAAAGGGTCTTATCCATTCAGCCTGCGGACTTCATAGAGACGCTCGGCCATACCAAGGATGAGATCGGGTTTCGCGATTTGATCACGCCACTCTGAAGGTATGCCCTCAATTCCATAATAGGCGCCCGCCAGTTGACCAAAGATTGCCCCCGTTGTATCGGCATCCTCTCCCAGATTCACTGCCTTGCAGCAGCCTTCAGAAAATGACGCACTATGGTAGAAGGCCCACAGTGCGGCTTCGAGCGACCGTACAACATACCCCGAACCCCTTATTTCTGGAGGTTTTCGAAATTTAAAGGAGCCGCCTGCCACCTCTCCAATTTCCGGAGCAAGAGGATTCTTCCTCCAGTAACCCGGGACTGGAGCATAGCCTTTCGATAAAAAGATCTCCTTTGCGACTCCCTGCAGTGCAGCAACCATCAATCCGCAAAAATATCGGCAGCCATCCACCGCGGTTCGCGCACCGTGGGTGACCAGAGAACTTTCTCCGGCTCTTTCCATGGCCTCGCCTGGATCCAGGGCGTAAAAGAGTGCAACGGGAGCAAGCCGCATAAGGGATCCATTTCCAGCGCGTTCCGGGTCCGTAGAACCGCTGATGGCTTCTCCTGTTTTCTCATACTGCTCCAGAGCATGCCGGACCGT
The sequence above is a segment of the Thermoanaerobaculia bacterium genome. Coding sequences within it:
- a CDS encoding ADP-ribosylglycohydrolase family protein, whose protein sequence is MDEKSRYLGALMGLAVGDAMGVPLEFQKPGKFKPVSDIQGGGPFGLRKGQWTDDTSMALCLAESLIECREFDPDDLMERYIRWYREGYMSSTGTFFDIGSTVRHALEQYEKTGEAISGSTDPERAGNGSLMRLAPVALFYALDPGEAMERAGESSLVTHGARTAVDGCRYFCGLMVAALQGVAKEIFLSKGYAPVPGYWRKNPLAPEIGEVAGGSFKFRKPPEIRGSGYVVRSLEAALWAFYHSASFSEGCCKAVNLGEDADTTGAIFGQLAGAYYGIEGIPSEWRDQIAKPDLILGMAERLYEVRRLNG
- a CDS encoding DUF1311 domain-containing protein, whose product is MNVLSSFRQLVYIMTLSILFAGSGLWAEDDICGSQTLEAQVTTMESRLEKAYALAQESLKDETIPNQARVSWLLKLQFSQRAWIVSREKDCDAVSAGNPDPERALNAMLECRIQTARERIEWLKEHFPYGQVDGISEITGAEPASPPSLRVPAGVFNVARTSLSEVSASSVNGNRSLSNRYYGIPNAFDHGTNWIDGMNYSTWVSDPGDPNPWAEVHFRSPVEIHSLVVEGVPSCYADVVAMDGTVTRLRPFAHYVNLLEPVGNIEKVKFYFTVLVGDSMVQVDEIQVLGAFQKGMTWEESTPRLIPDRRAFDLSADNAFRDWLYPMITNKAREVMETDSSILYTYFLENVPTFQVEIDRSSGKMNSRMLLKQTGKDEKDPTARLVE